The Papaver somniferum cultivar HN1 chromosome 3, ASM357369v1, whole genome shotgun sequence genome includes a region encoding these proteins:
- the LOC113355910 gene encoding protein PHOX1-like has translation MGKPSGKKKKSDASLKHSRSGEPTPKAFDEDEAVFVTMSQELKDEGNRLFQKRDHEGAMLKYEKALKLLPRNHIDIAYLRSNMAACYMQMGIGEYPRAINECNLALESTPKYSKALLKRARCYEALNRLDLALRDVNLVLNVEPNNLTAVEIAQRVRQTLEKKGLTVDDKGVISVPNLDPPVASPTCKVMKQKLRKKKSNKATEEKKVDIEDLKADLEDKKAEDKVVVEVDVSPVKEVDTLKTVKLVFGEDIRWAQIPTNCSVQRVREIIQDRFPGSKAFLIKYRDQEGDLITITSTEELRWAEVSAEQHGSIRLYIVEVNSDQEPLFLGVKTCSEVPVLTANRNGSENGNTRKNGKGEKGSYIQDWIIQFAGMFKNHVGLDSDAYLNLHELGMKLYSEAIEDTVTSEEAQDLFELAEKQFQEMAALAMFNWGNVHMSKARKRVSFVEESSKESVLMTAKSTYEWAQKEYVKAGKRYEEALRIKADFYEAHLALGQQQFEQAKLVWCYANGSGVDLETWPSTEVLQLFNSAEDNMENGLQMWEDIEEQQRLSKKQAKQNKFKLHLKEMGLDGLFTDVSTEETAERSTNMKCQINVLWGTILYERSVVEFKLGIPLWEECLEVAVEKFQLAGASTTDISVILKNHCASETAIDGLEFKIDEIVQAWNEMYDAKRWQLGVPSFRLEPLFRRRAPKLHDILENL, from the exons ATGGGAAAACCAAgtggcaagaagaagaagagtgatGCAAGTTTGAAACACAGCAGATCAGGAGAGCCGACCCCTAAAGCATTTGATGAGGATGAAGCTGTCTTTGTTACGATGTCGCAGGAATTGAAGGATGAAGGAAACAGGTTGTTTCAGAAGAGGGATCATGAAGGAGCTATGTTAAAATATGAAAAGGCCCTTAAGTTGCTTCCTAGAAACCACATAGACATTGCCTATCTTCGGAGCAACATGGCAGCTTGTTATATGCAAATGGGTATAGGTGAGTACCCTAGAGCAATCAATGAATGCAATCTGGCTTTAGAATCCACTCCCAAGTACAGCAAAGCTCTCTTGAAGAGAGCAAGATGTTACGAGGCTCTAAATAGGTTGGATTTGGCCTTAAGAGATGTCAACTTGGTTTTGAATGTGGAACCAAATAATCTCACTGCAGTTGAGATTGCACAAAGGGTAAGGCAGACACTCGAGAAAAAAGGTCTCACAGTTGATGATAAAGGGGTAATTTCGGTTCCAAACTTAGATCCTCCTGTTGCTTCTCCTACTTGCAAAGTAATGAAGCAGAAACTAAGAAAGAAAAAGAGCAATAAAGCTACTGAAGAGAAGAAGGTCGATATTGAGGATTTGAAGGCAGATCTTGAGGATAAGAAGGCAGAGGATAAGGTGGTTGTGGAGGTTGATGTGAGTCCTGTTAAGGAAGTAGATACCCTAAAGACTGTGAAATTGGTTTTCGGGGAAGATATAAGATGGGCTCAAATCCCTACTAATTGCAGTGTTCAACGTGTAAGGGAGATAATTCAGGATCGATTTCCAGGCTCGAAAGCTTTTCTCATCAAATACAGGGATCAAGAGGGAGACTTGATAACTATCACTTCCACAGAGGAGCTTAGATGGGCTGAAGTATCAGCTGAGCAACATGGTTCAATCAGGTTATATATTGTTGAAGTTAATTCCGACCAGGAACCGCTGTTTTTGGGAGTGAAGACCTGTTCTGAGGTGCCGGTGCTTACAGCAAACCGTAATGGCTCAGAGAATGGCAACACTCGGAAAAATGGAAAAGGAGAAAAAGGGTCATATATTCAAGATTGGATCATCCAATTTGCTGGGATGTTCAAGAATCATGTTGGATTAGATTCTGATGCTTATCTTAACCTCCATGAACTTGGAATGAAGCTTTACTCTGAAGCAATAGAGGATACTGTTACTAGTGAAGAAGCTCAAGATCTTTTTGAGTTGGCGGAAAAGCAGTTCCAAGAAATGGCAGCCTTGGCCATGTTTAATTGGGGTAATGTTCATATGTCTAAGGCAAGAAAGAGGGTTTCCTTCGTCGAAGAATCTTCAAAAGAATCCGTACTTATGACAGCTAAAAGCACATATGAGTGGGCACAGAAAGAATATGTAAAGGCTGGGAAGAGATATGAAGAAGCTTTACGGATCAAAGCAGATTTCTATGAAGCACATCTAGCACTTGGGCAGCAACAATTTGAGCAAGCAAAACTTGTATGGTGTTATGCTAATGGAAGTGGGGTAGATTTGGAAACATGGCCATCTACAGAAGTTCTCCAACTTTTCAACAGTGCCGAAGATAATATGGAAAATGGGTTGCAAATGTGGGAAGACATAGAGGAGCAGCAGCGTCTGAGCAAGAAACAAGCCAAACAAAATAAGTTTAAATTGCACTTGAAGGAAATGGGTCTGGATGGGCTATTTACAGATGTATCAACCGAAGAAACTGCAGAAAGGTCAACAAATATGAAGTGCCAGATTAATGTCTTATGGGGTACGATTCTGTATGAGCGATCTGTGGTGGAATTCAAACTAGGAATTCCACTCTGGGAAGAATGTCTAGAGGTTGCTGTTGAGAAATTTCAACTTGCTGGAGCTTCTACAACTGATATTAGCGTCATACTGAAGAACCACTGTGCAAGTGAAACTGCTATTGATG GTCTGGAGTTCAAAATTGATGAGATAGTACAGGCATGGAACGAGATGTATGATGCTAAAAGATGGCAGCTTGGGGTTCCATCTTTCCGACTTGAACCATTATTTCGACGTCGGGCACCAAAATTGCATGATATTCTAGAGAATTTGTga
- the LOC113359316 gene encoding uncharacterized protein LOC113359316, translating into MYNCNHDLNIILYFGLKGIKTKTSRIKEIHFSLPERDQILICFDGAAKGNPGVAGFGFIGRNNNNECVGAMVGGLGIATNFVAEMMALVMAGEWAVSKSLLNVVFSLDSQAVLKAFTGNAIPWMILNRWKKVMSQLRSVSFRHAYREANFSADKIAKKGATLSRGEIVRYENKPSFIGNMEDMNTTYFRFY; encoded by the coding sequence ATGTATAACTGCAATCATGATTTGAATATCATTCTATATTTTGGGCTGAAGGGTATAAAAACCAAAACTTCAAGAATTAAGGAGATTCATTTCAGTCTGCCAGAAAGAGATCAAATACTAATTTGTTTTGATGGTGCAGCAAAAGGCAACCCTGGGGTGGCAGGTTTTGGATTTATTGGGAGAAACAATAACAATGAATGTGTGGGAGCAATGGTTGGTGGTCTGGGTATTGCAACAAACTTTGTAGCAGAGATGATGGCTTTAGTAATGGCAGGTGAATGGGCAGTGTCTAAATCTCTCCTGAATGTAGTTTTCAGTCTAGATTCTCAGGCTGTTTTGAAGGCTTTTACTGGTAATGCGATTCCTTGGATGATTCTTAATAGATGGAAAAAAGTAATGTCACAGCTGAGAAGTGTATCTTTCAGACATGCTTACAGAGAAGCAAATTTTTCAGCTGATAAGATTGCTAAAAAGGGGGCTACTTTGAGCAGAGGTGAAATAGTGAGATATGAGAATAAACCAAGTTTTATAGGAAATATGGAAGATATGAATACTACATACTTTAGATTCTACTGA